GAATCGAAGTGCCATTTGGAGTGAAGTAACGTGCTATGGTTAGCTTAATAGCACTGCCATCGTTCAGCGGGATAATGTTTTGCACAGACCCCTTGCCGAAGCTTGGTTCACCAATAATGAGAGCACGTTTATGGTCGCGTAAGGCTCCCGCAACAATTTCGGAAGCAGAAGCAGAACCGGCGTTAATAAGGACTACCATTGGCGCTGTAATGTCTCCTGCCTGCTTGGCAGCATCAAAGTTGCGTGAGTCGTTTCCTTTGCCTTTGATAGAGACTACGGTACCACCCTGAAGGAAGAGGTCTGCAACCTTAATAGACTGGTCAAGCAGCCCACCTGGGTTATTGCGTAAATCGAGCACTACGCCTTTAATTTTGTGTTTCTTTTTGTATGCAGCAAGTTTTTCTTGAAGCTCATCTGTTGTATTTTCAGAGAAACGACTGAGACGAATCCATACGATTCCGTCATCAAGTTCACGTACTTTTGCACTTACGAGCGGTATGGAGTCACGAACAATTTCAACTTCACGCGGAGCTTTTGCTTTCTTTGAAAGAATGGTCAGCTTAACTTTGCTACCTTTTTCGCCTTTGATGCGTGCAACAGACTCGCGCAAGCCTAAGTCCTGTGTGAGTTTTCCATCTACTTCAAGAATTAGATCACCGGCTGCTAAGCCAGCTTTATCCGCAGGAGTATCTTCAATAGGTGTTACTACTCTGAGTACACCTGATTCGTCTTGGGTTATTTCTACGCCGATGCCGAAGAATTCACCAGTGGTGGATTCCTGCATGCTTTTGTACTCTTCCTGATCCATAAACGTGGAGTGCGGATCAAGAGATTGTAACATGCCATTGATGGCACCGTTAATAAGGTCTGTTCTTGGAACGTCCTGTACATAGTAACGTTCAACAAGATCCAGAATTTGGCTAAATCGCTTGAGAGACTCAAACTTGCTTTGCGCATCTGTAGCCATGCCGGGAATAGAAGAAAAAGCAAGTAAAGCTGTAGTCATGATGGCGACTAACCACATAGTTAAGCGCATTATCAAAGATCCTCCAAGTTCAAATTGATGACAAGACATCACCTAGCTGTGTTGTTGCGAAAAAACCATGCTCTTACATATTGACTAGTATGTATCATTTGGATTTTTTCTTGTTCCGTTTCATTCTCATCATCCGTAAAGCTCAAAAAAAGTTGCTAACGGTTGAAGGTTGCCTGCACGATTTTGTCTCAATTTGAACGCGTGTTGTATTCAAAAATATTAAGTCCAAACTCGCAGTTATGGGACACTGATCTTGCGGTAGCAAGGTAGTGCTTACCGGCTAGTGGCAAAACATATATCTGTAATTAATCCAATGCGGAAAGCCAGCTCTCTGGATTAATTGCTTTTTGATGAAAGCGCAATTCGAAATACATTCCCGTTCCCTCTACATCGGGGTAGAAGCCGGCATTACCAATCGTCTGTTTTTGTTTAACAATATCGCCAACCTTTAGTTTGCTGTCGGCGAGGAATGCATACAATGAATAATATTCTTCACCGTGTACTACTATTACAACGCGTCCGAAACCTCGTAGGACATCATTATGTACAACTTTACCGCTGGAAACGGCCTGAATAATGCTGCCTTTCTGTAGCGCAAGCCCAATGCCACGAACTGGAGGCTTTGCGTCAGGCTTGAATCGCTTGGCGATAACACCGTGTGCGGGCCACGGGAGGACGCCTTTGAGCAGTGGAAAGTTTGCACCTGCCTTGCTCTTTTCCTCAAGTTTATAGTTCAGCGTCTCAATAATTGAGAGAATGCTTCGCAGTGAGGATTCTGCTGAGGCTTTTTGGGCGCTGACCTTTTTTAATTGTTTATGGTGGCGGAGCTTCTGCTGTAGTAACTCGTCTTTCTTTCTGTTTATCTCTGCAAGCTTTTGCTTTGCTTTATCAGAAAGAGATGACTGTTTGACGGCAAGTAACTTTAATTTTGCTTCTTGCTCCATAAGTGTGCGTTGCTTTGCCTCAACCGTAGTATAGAGTGTAGAGGCCCATGTGTAGCGCCTATCTAACTCTCCCCAATTTTCAGGTGTGTTACTGGCAAGTACCCGACTATTAATGTACAACGGCCATAACTTTTTAACCAATGATATCAATTCGTTTTGTAGAACTTTATTTTGGGAATTCAATTCGTCGTATTCAGAGGTTAATGCTTTGTGCTTTGCACTGAGTTCTAAGTAGTTCTTTTCTTGTATTTTAATTGCGTCGGTGAGCTTTGCAATTTTTGTTTCTTCCTGACTTACTGCGCGTTGTAGCCGTTGTGCTTTACGCGTCAGGGTGGTGAGTTTTTTCTTTTTACTCTGAGCTTGTTCTTTTTCTTGTTTCAGTTTTTTGGCGAGAGTTGCAGCATTTTCAGCAAAAGCAGAAACACATGTTGATGAAATGGACAACATGATAAGAATAAGTGGGAGATACAGGAAACTTTTTTTCATTTGGTGCCTTCGGCGAGGGGGCTTTGCCCTCTACCCGCAAGGGTGTGTCTCTTGGTCACGGATAAAGGTGATATAGCTAACGCAAGATGAATTTTTTTTATCCATATACCATTGAATTGAGTTTCATGGTGTTATTTAGTCTGTAATTCTAAAGCACTGCGTATGCCTTTCTTTGACGAATGCTGCACTGTAGAACCATTGAGAGTGTTCATTTCATCCAATACGGTTAGCTTAGTAAGTGGAATGATATATAATACCTCGGAAAGATTTAATTCCTGAGTGTTGCTAACTTTATATGATGGTGAATTTCATAGTAACATTGGTCTATGTAGCGATATATTCGATCATACGGAACAATACCCGATGCGGTATAACGATCGCGTAGTTGTTTTTGTCTGTTTTTTCGTATCTGTTTTTGTAGAAGAAAGCAAAACAACAGTTAGCTGTGCGAATAACATAACTTGGAGATGTTCTTTATTTATGGGGCACATTTTTTACTCTAAAAAAATACGCAAAGGGCATGTCTCGCAGTGCGTCTTTTTTTTGAGGCACCATTTTTTAGCCACATGGACGATAAAGGCATGGTATTCGTTAAATAGTTGTGTATCGTGCGGTAGCACATCCATAAAATAATCACGAAGATCCTCGTAGTAAATATCTTCTTCAATTAAACTGTGACGATGAAAAATGCGTCTTGTATAGGCATCAACAACAAAGGAAGGGCGTTCAAATGCATAGAGTAAAATGGAGTCTGCTGTTTCCTGTCCGATGCCGTTAACCGCAAGTAGTTCTGCTCGCAATTCGTCAATAGATAGGTGGTCTAGTGCGGAGAATGAACAGCTTGCTGTGTCGTTGAACCAGCGAAGCAAATTCTGTAGTCGCTTTGCCTTTACATTATAATAACCCGCTGGGCGAATATGGCCTGCAAGCTCATCCTGCGAAAGTCCCAGCATGACTTGTGGAGTGAGTAGATTATGTTGTTTTAGGTTTTGAATGGCTTTTTCGACATTTTTCCAGTTCGTATTCTGTGTAAGAACTGCGCCAACCATTACTTCAAAGGCACTGTCGGCAGGCCACCAATTACTGCTACCAAAGGTGTTTTTCATAGCAGTAAATATATCCATAAGTAGTTTCTCACGATTCATAATGTTGCGAACTGTACGCTTATCCATACTTACTGGCAAGATTCCACTGCTTCATTGTGTTCTTTGTACAAGGCCGGAGCAATATATTTTGACGTTGAATTAACGTAACGGGCAGGTATTAATGCTTGGTAAAAATGGTTTGAGGAATCAAAGAATATATTAGGATTTTGATAGAAGCAAAAATAGTGAATTTGTAGTCATTATTGTCACTTGTTATAGGTGAAAAGAGAAATGACGAAGCAGGTTTTATAGTGATTACGTGATTGTTTAATAGTTTATAATGTAATAAAGTGATGTATGCACACTTGTTGCGTTATATGTATAAGTAATAAAGATAGAATATGGGTTGAATATTTTTAATGTTGGAGGAACGAACAACATGAGGTGTTCATGTTGGTAGTAACTTATGTTTTAATTATGCAACAAGATGAGGAACAAGCTATTTTTGATGTTGTTTCATGATGATATTGGATGTTGACACGGTGGTGCTGCATGTTTAATATAACTCTCAATGTTTCTGCTAGTGCTGAAACATTGAGATGAATTTTTTCGCTGAGGTATATCATTACGCCTATTGGTATTTCAGCGTATAATTCTTCCCTACACTTTATATGCACCCCATATAACTGAAGAGCGTCCTGTTTTTTGCAGGGCGCTCTTTTGCTTTTGATGTATGCTGGTGCTTTTCTAGAAAAGACTGAATGGTATTGTTATGTGACAATATATTAATAGTTCTTGTATTGTAGCTTTGTTGATGTTGATTTTTAAAAAATTAATATGTTGAAAACAGCAAAGTCAATTAATTACTTATTTTTTTGTAGAATAGTATAGTGATGTTACTGTAATACAATTCGAATTTCAGTTAGTAGCTCTTCAGCAGGAGTCTCGTCGATATTGTTTAGATAAATTTGAAGAGATGGTGCATCTTGCAGTTCTTCACCTGATTGAGGGAGCCATTCTCCAAACAGGACGGAATATGTGATGTATAGTGTTTCATAGGGGCCTCTATGAGTAACTGATGCATAGCGCCCTTCTGGAATCACTCGTTTGTCAATACCATCCATAATTCTGAAAGATTCCGGTATGACCATGCATCGTAGCGGCATTTTTCCAGCAGATTGTGCTTAGCATTCATGAGGGTTTCTCCTGATAAAAATTCATGTTCCGGTGACCACTTTCTATAATACTTAGGAGTGTAGTCACACCAACGTTTGAACGCACGGGTAAACGCTTCTTGTGAGCCATATCCTGCCTTCAGGGCTATATCGATAAGCTGTCTGTTGCTATAAAACAACGCATTGGCAGCGCGTTGTAATTCTAAACGTCGCTGATACTCCGCTACTTAACGTGATTATATTTCATGCAACATCAAAATATTACTATCAAAGCTCTTGCTGTGATGAATAACTTGATCAAGTGACCCCAAAGTGGCTAACGTCATATGCGGTGGAAATAACATGTCTACGTGAACAGTAGACACACCGGGGTGGGATTTGAATCTTGTTCCGATGGCTGACTTTCAGGAGTAGGCGGGCACGTTCCTCGACTGCACCTGTTCCCCGATCAACTCTCCGAACGGAAAAATGGATTATAAATTTTTCTTCATGCCAATTCTTCAACTTGATAATGTAAGCGTACGCAAGGGGCAGACTATGGCTCTTGCACAGATCTCCTGGGAACTGAATGTAGGTCAGAACTGGGCCATCATTGGCGGTAATGGTGCAGGTAAAAGCACATTTCTTTCTCTTGTGCGTGGAGATATCTGGCCTGTTCAGAACGTAGGACTCCGTCACTACTTTAATGCGGATGGAACTCCTTCTTTGTCCCCTATAGGCTTTCGTGAGCACACAACCACGGTTTCTGCCGAACTGATTGACCACTATCTTCAGCTGGAAAGAGTCATTGATGGCAAGACACTGCTTATGGCTGGTTTGCATAACACTCCTCTGATATACACTCCGCCGACACCGCAGGAATGGGACGAGATTCATTCCCTTGCCGAGCGTATGGGGGTTACCGCGCTTCTGGATAAGCCGTTGCCAGAATGTTCAACAGGTCAGGTCAAACGTTTATTCCTTGCCCGCGCAATGGCCAGCAAACCGCGTTTGGTTTTCCTTGATGAATATGCAGATGGACTTGATCGGGAGTCCAGATTGGAAATTATTGCTCTCGTCGACAGAATTGCGAAATCAGGTGTTCAAATTCTCTGTGCTACACATCGTGCAACAGAACTTCCGGCTTGCATCAACCGTATTCTCATGCTCGAAAACGGACGTATTGTTCATGCGGGGGCACGTACCATGAACAGCTTAAGTGACCCGCAGGATACTTTGATAAAGCAATCAGATTCGTTAAGAGATCAAGATAAGCATTCTGTTTTGGATGATCCCCTTGTTACGACGCCAGTAGATATTCGCCAGACAGCGGCCATGGATTTTTCTCTGCTGCCCGCTTCAAAAACTGTTGATTCTTCTGTTCCTGTCATCTCTATGAGCAATGCCACCGCAGGGATTGTACGCAATGCCAATCTTGTTGTTCAACGTGGAGAGCGCTGGATGCTTACGGGGCGCAATGGCGCAGGTAAATCTACATTGCTGCGGATGATGACAGGAGAACTTCCTGCGGCTTGCGGGGGGGAAGTACGCTGGTTCGGTCAAGAGCGCATTCCTGCTGATGGCGCGTTCAAAGATTTTTGGGCAATTAAGCAACGTATTGGCGTAGTCTCACCTCGTTTGCAGACCCTGCATCGTGTAGAAATCACCGTTCTTGATGTGGTACTTTCCGGATTCTGGCAACATATCGGGTTGCATAAATATCCCACTCCGATAATGGAACAAACTGCTTTTGAGACGCTTGCTGCGCTTGGAATTTCCAATCTTGCCGAACGTAAAGCTAATACTCTTTCCTACGGCCAGCTTCGTAAGGTTATTATTGCACGTGCACTTGTAAATAGTCCTAGCCTCTTAATCCTCGACGAACCTTTCAGTGGGTTGGATGCGCCTTCACGTCATGATATGCGCATTATACTCAATGGACTTGCCGATCAGGGGCTGACAATGGTTCTTGCTACACATCATCCTGAAGAGTCCCAGTGTTGGGCGACAAACAACGCGACTATAACCGACGGTGTCGTTACGATTTTGCAGGATTGAAAATTTCTATAGACGGCGAAAGAAACTGATTGTGGGACATGAGTAGAGGCTAGCTCCATCTTGCTATTGCGAACGTGAATATGTGTTACATGGTATTATCCAATGAGGAAGTATGAAGAAAACAGCGAATGTCGAAATCCTTATTGTGGGAAATGAAATTTTAACCGGTGACATCTTAGATACCAACTCGAATTGGTTGTGTAATCTTGTTCATGAACGTGGCGGTATAGTCGTGAGGGTGACTGTTCTGCCTGATATTCTTGATGTCGTCGCGGAGGCTGTACGCACAGCTGTAACGCGTAACGTTGACATACTTTTTACCTCTGGGGGGCTTGGGCCGACATCTGATGACTTGACGCTAAAGGCTGTCGCGGCAGGAACTGACAGAACGGTGGTTCTTCATCCAGAAGCGCTTGAAATGGTTCGAAACCAGTATGACTATTTTGTTTCCAAGGGAATACTGCCGCAAGGTGGTTTGACTCCAGCCAGAGAAAAAATGGCCTATTTACCTCAGGGCGCTGAGCCTCTTCTTAACATCGTGGGCACAGCTCCCGGTTCTTTTCTTCAGGTTGGAAAGACGTCGATTATCAGCGTTCCCGGCGTCCCTTCTGAATTGAAGCAAATTATAAATCAATCTCTGAAGGACTTCCTTGATCAAGTCTTTGGTGAAGGGGGAGCTATTTCTCGTCGGATTACTGTGCAATCTGGCTGTGAATCTCTATTAGAACCAGTACTTAGTTGTATTGTGAGTCAATATCCCGATATTTATACAAAATCGTTGGCTACTGCTATCGAGGGAAAACCGGAATTGGATATTCTCATGACCATTACAGGTGTCGGGGAAAAAGAAGTGCTCTTGAATAAAGCCTTTCAGGAGTTGTGCAGCGGGATAAGAGAACTTGGTTTCTCCATAAAAGAGAAATAATAGTGGCAACAGATTTGGATAACAAAACGTAACTGACGAAGAATCATAATTTTGAAGCATGCACCATTCGGTGCATGCTTTTTTACATTACGGGGAGACAGTTTTTTGCAATATCAATGAGTCCAACTGACAATGAAAGATTTATTTTTTGTCCGCAAGATGTAAAGAACTCACAACATACCCAGCCAAAAAAAAATGAAAAAGAAGGTAGCGCAGTCCTATTTATTCTTTAATGCTCTGTTTGTCTTACGTGTCGGTTCTGCTGTGATCGGGTCTTCCGGCCATGGATGCTTTGGGTACCGCCCGCGCATTTCTGATCGGACAGACGGATAGCCGTTTTTCCAGAAGGAGAGTAGATCACGCGTTACTTGTAATGGTCTGCCTGCTGGTGAGAGCAGATGTACTGTTAATGGAACTTGCCCGTTTGCTATAGCCGGTGTCTGCGTTGCTCCAAACATTTCTTGTAGCTTAACAGGTAATAGTGGCGCGTTGGGGTTGCTGTAGTCAATGCGGATGCTGGAGCCGGATGGTACAGTGAAATGAGTTGGAGCTATTTTTTGTAATGTAGTCTGTTGCGTCCAGTCTAACGATGCGAGCAGGATTGTTTTAAGGTCAAGCTTGCGCAGATCTGATGCGTTGCGCATCCCTGTAAGATATGGAGAGAGCCAAGTTTCCAGAGTGCTGAGAAGAGATTTGTCTGATACATCTGCCCATTCGTTTTGATTTGTTACAGAAGTAGGCTCGTGAGCGTATATGTGCATAAAGGAGAGGCGTTCTCGTAGGTGAAGAGCTTCCTTAGTCCACGGCAGGGTTTCAAGGCCAAGCTTTCGGATGCCTTCAAGCAGGGCGGCGAGTAGTCGCTCTTGAGGTACATTGGTTAATGGCTGTTGTGAGAGGATAATTTCTCCGAGTTGTTCTGTCCGGAGGGCGGTTACAGAGGCTGTCTTCTCGTCCCATTCTACAGATTCGCATTCTTGAATCCTTGATTTGAAGAGGTTGTAAATATCGTCAATATGAATGGGGGCACAACGCCATATCCGGCTTGTTGCATGTGCATCATTTAGTTCTGCTACGACGATGAATGGTGAGGCGGCGAGTGAGCTTTCTTCTGCGAGTTGTGCTTTTCGGCCATTGGCAAGTTTATACTCTGTACGGCTGTTGGCCAGTAGCTTTCCAATGCGGTCAGGATAAGCGAGCGCTAGGCAAGCGCCTGTCATGTGAATTTTGAGTGGTTCTGATGCGGGAATCTGCAATAGGTTGCAAAGATGTCGTGTAGTTTTTGCGATGGTCGGAGTGGAGAGTGCCTGTTCTACGAGATGCCGCAGGTCTGTACCATGTACTCTTTCTGATAAAACGGCTGCAAGAATGCAAGCTGTAAGCCCGTAGCCTTGCTCATTAGCTGTAATGATCATATGGGCAAGTCGTGGATGCAGCGGTAGAGCCGTAACGGCCTTGCCGTGAGCCGTAATGGAAAAATTTGTATCGAGTGCTCCAAGTTGCTGAAGGAGTGTGAGCGCCTGACGGTAATTGCTGGCTGGCGGGGTGTTCAGCCATGCGAGGGTATGGGCTCCATGTTCACCGTAAGCTCCCCATTGGGCGAGCTCAAGAGCCAGAGGAGCGAGGTCTGCTTCTTTAATTTCTGGAGAAGCAAAGGGGCGGAATGAATTTTCCTGAACTTTTGACCAAAGCCTGTAGCATATACCACTGTCTAAACGTCCAGCACGTCCTGTACGTTGGGCTGCGGCAGCAATGGAAACGGGTTCAGTGACAAGTCTGTTCATGCCTGTTGCGGGAGAGAATCTGGAGGATCGGGACAATCCACTATCAATGACGATTCTGATCCCTTCTATTGTGAGAGATGTTTCTGCAATTGAGGTGGCGAGTACTACTTTTCTGCGTCCTGCTTTAGCTGGCAGAATCGCCGCGTCCTGCTGTTTTTGTGGCAAGTTTCCGTACAAAGGAGTGATGTCTACATTCTGCGGTATGGCGGGTTGAAGCATTTCTGCTACGCGGGTTATTTCTCCTGCACCGGGGAGAAAGGCAAGAATACTACCTTCGTCGTTTGTGATAGCATACTGTATGGTTTTTACCATGTGGTTGAGCAGCGCAGGTATATGTTGATCAACACGTGTAGTGTGCGCTTGCGGCATGGGGACATGCTTGACGGTTACAGGGTAGCTTCTGCCTTTACAGCTGATGGTGGGGCAGTTGTTAAGCAATGTAGAGATTTCCTGTGTGTCGAGAGTTGCGGACATGACCAGAATACGCAGGTCATCTCGCAGCGCTTCCTGTACTTCAATCGCAAGAGCTAACCCAAGATCGCCATGCATACTGCGTTCATGGAATTCATCAAAAATGATACAGGAATATGCAGAAAGTTCTGGATCGTTTTGGATAATACGCGTGAGCACGCCTTCTGTAACAACTTCAATTTTTGTTTTGGAAGATACCTTTGTGTCGTTTTTTATACGATACCCAATGGTGTTACCGGTTTGTTCACCAAGAGTCTGGGCCAGACGTGCAGCTGCGGTTCGCGCAGCGAGCCGTCTTGGTTCTAACATTATAATTTTTTTTTCTGCTAGATGATAATTTTTTAGTAATGCAAGTGGAACCCGTGTTGTTTTTCCTGCTCCCGGAGGTGCCTGAAGCACGCAGTTCGGGGATGTCATAAGGGTCGATACAATCTCAGGCAGGCTTGAATCGATGGGAAGAGAGGGTAAATCGTCAAAAAAGTTTGTGTGCATAAACAGTATGTTGATGTGGTTTATGTGAATAATGTAACATGCTTTCTATAGCGGAGAAAGGCTTGCAACGTAAGAGAATATACAGACAATGAAAACAAAAAAAACAATGTGCAAAATTCATTTTGCAGGCTTGCGTGATTTTAACACTCAATTTTCTATTTTTCTGCAAAAATTTCTACGCATATTGACGTAAATACAATGGTGCGTGTATGTCACTTGGAACTACTTAGCTATATGCACAATGGTTGCGGGATGAACAGATGGTAGAGAGTTTAGTAAAATAAACTTTTATCCAAGATAGGTAGCCAAACTGGGAAGGCCGCTTTTCTTTCTCCTCGCATCGAGCTGCATAACGTTTCGTACGGCGGGCTGATTCAACGCTGCAATGCTTGGATTGTTTTAGCCTGTATGATTGGCTTGATGTACTACCATGCTTACACAGAATGCTTTTTTTCGAATAAGAAATGGGCGCTGTAATTGAGATCCTTATGTTGAGACGCGTAAATGTGGTGACATTCTCTGTGTAGAGCAATACCTGTTCTTTTACCTTTTAAGGGAGGGTGAAAAGATGGCCCCTGTGGAAACAGAAAACAAGACTTTGGATCCAAAAAATCATGCTGACTGGGAAGTTGCTCAGGACGCTGAGAAACGGATGAAGACCATCTATGCTATCGCAGATGAGATGGGGCTTACTGAGAAGGAACTTCTTCCGTATGGACACTACATGGGTAAAATCGATTACCGTGCAGTACTTAAACGCCTTGAGAACAAGCCCAACGGCAAGTACATTAACGTAACTGCAATTACTCCTACTCCGCTTGGTGAGGGCAAGTCCACCACAACTATTGGTTTGGTACAGGGACTTGGCAAGCGAGGCAAAAAATCTTCTGCAGCTATCCGCCAGCCTTCCGGTGGCCCGACTATGGGCGTGAAAGGTTCAGCCGCGGGTGGCGGACGCTCTCAGTGTATCCCGCTTACTCCATTCTCTCTAGGTTTTACCGGCGATATTAACTCAATCATGAACGCACATAACCTTGCGATGGTAGCTCTTACTTCCCGTATGCAGCATGAGCGTAACTACGATGATGAGAAATTGGAAAAACTTTCCGGCATGAAGCGTCTTGATATCGATCCAACCCGTGTTGAAATGGGCTGGGTAATCGACTTCTGTTGTCAGGCTTTGCGCAATGTCATTATTGGAATTGACGGCGTAAACGGACAGCGCGACGGCTACATGATGCGTTCCAAATTTGATATTGCAGTGTCTTCAGAAGTAATGGCGATTCTCGCTGTTGCAAAAGACCTGCGTGACCTTCGTGAACGTATGTCCAAAATTATTCTCGCCTATGATAAGAAAGGTAATGCGCTTACCA
This sequence is a window from Halodesulfovibrio aestuarii DSM 17919 = ATCC 29578. Protein-coding genes within it:
- a CDS encoding ATP-binding cassette domain-containing protein; its protein translation is MDYKFFFMPILQLDNVSVRKGQTMALAQISWELNVGQNWAIIGGNGAGKSTFLSLVRGDIWPVQNVGLRHYFNADGTPSLSPIGFREHTTTVSAELIDHYLQLERVIDGKTLLMAGLHNTPLIYTPPTPQEWDEIHSLAERMGVTALLDKPLPECSTGQVKRLFLARAMASKPRLVFLDEYADGLDRESRLEIIALVDRIAKSGVQILCATHRATELPACINRILMLENGRIVHAGARTMNSLSDPQDTLIKQSDSLRDQDKHSVLDDPLVTTPVDIRQTAAMDFSLLPASKTVDSSVPVISMSNATAGIVRNANLVVQRGERWMLTGRNGAGKSTLLRMMTGELPAACGGEVRWFGQERIPADGAFKDFWAIKQRIGVVSPRLQTLHRVEITVLDVVLSGFWQHIGLHKYPTPIMEQTAFETLAALGISNLAERKANTLSYGQLRKVIIARALVNSPSLLILDEPFSGLDAPSRHDMRIILNGLADQGLTMVLATHHPEESQCWATNNATITDGVVTILQD
- a CDS encoding S41 family peptidase; this encodes MRLTMWLVAIMTTALLAFSSIPGMATDAQSKFESLKRFSQILDLVERYYVQDVPRTDLINGAINGMLQSLDPHSTFMDQEEYKSMQESTTGEFFGIGVEITQDESGVLRVVTPIEDTPADKAGLAAGDLILEVDGKLTQDLGLRESVARIKGEKGSKVKLTILSKKAKAPREVEIVRDSIPLVSAKVRELDDGIVWIRLSRFSENTTDELQEKLAAYKKKHKIKGVVLDLRNNPGGLLDQSIKVADLFLQGGTVVSIKGKGNDSRNFDAAKQAGDITAPMVVLINAGSASASEIVAGALRDHKRALIIGEPSFGKGSVQNIIPLNDGSAIKLTIARYFTPNGTSIQAKGIEPDLVVPFELPAEKENSTAKFLHAPREQDLEGHLEKVDAAKKKSNFKQNKAVRERLAKDNQLRLATGLVKTLPRIQSLQ
- a CDS encoding competence/damage-inducible protein A, with the translated sequence MKKTANVEILIVGNEILTGDILDTNSNWLCNLVHERGGIVVRVTVLPDILDVVAEAVRTAVTRNVDILFTSGGLGPTSDDLTLKAVAAGTDRTVVLHPEALEMVRNQYDYFVSKGILPQGGLTPAREKMAYLPQGAEPLLNIVGTAPGSFLQVGKTSIISVPGVPSELKQIINQSLKDFLDQVFGEGGAISRRITVQSGCESLLEPVLSCIVSQYPDIYTKSLATAIEGKPELDILMTITGVGEKEVLLNKAFQELCSGIRELGFSIKEK
- a CDS encoding AraC family transcriptional regulator, which codes for MPLRCMVIPESFRIMDGIDKRVIPEGRYASVTHRGPYETLYITYSVLFGEWLPQSGEELQDAPSLQIYLNNIDETPAEELLTEIRIVLQ
- the hrpB gene encoding ATP-dependent helicase HrpB encodes the protein MHTNFFDDLPSLPIDSSLPEIVSTLMTSPNCVLQAPPGAGKTTRVPLALLKNYHLAEKKIIMLEPRRLAARTAAARLAQTLGEQTGNTIGYRIKNDTKVSSKTKIEVVTEGVLTRIIQNDPELSAYSCIIFDEFHERSMHGDLGLALAIEVQEALRDDLRILVMSATLDTQEISTLLNNCPTISCKGRSYPVTVKHVPMPQAHTTRVDQHIPALLNHMVKTIQYAITNDEGSILAFLPGAGEITRVAEMLQPAIPQNVDITPLYGNLPQKQQDAAILPAKAGRRKVVLATSIAETSLTIEGIRIVIDSGLSRSSRFSPATGMNRLVTEPVSIAAAAQRTGRAGRLDSGICYRLWSKVQENSFRPFASPEIKEADLAPLALELAQWGAYGEHGAHTLAWLNTPPASNYRQALTLLQQLGALDTNFSITAHGKAVTALPLHPRLAHMIITANEQGYGLTACILAAVLSERVHGTDLRHLVEQALSTPTIAKTTRHLCNLLQIPASEPLKIHMTGACLALAYPDRIGKLLANSRTEYKLANGRKAQLAEESSLAASPFIVVAELNDAHATSRIWRCAPIHIDDIYNLFKSRIQECESVEWDEKTASVTALRTEQLGEIILSQQPLTNVPQERLLAALLEGIRKLGLETLPWTKEALHLRERLSFMHIYAHEPTSVTNQNEWADVSDKSLLSTLETWLSPYLTGMRNASDLRKLDLKTILLASLDWTQQTTLQKIAPTHFTVPSGSSIRIDYSNPNAPLLPVKLQEMFGATQTPAIANGQVPLTVHLLSPAGRPLQVTRDLLSFWKNGYPSVRSEMRGRYPKHPWPEDPITAEPTRKTNRALKNK
- a CDS encoding murein hydrolase activator EnvC family protein, with amino-acid sequence MKKSFLYLPLILIMLSISSTCVSAFAENAATLAKKLKQEKEQAQSKKKKLTTLTRKAQRLQRAVSQEETKIAKLTDAIKIQEKNYLELSAKHKALTSEYDELNSQNKVLQNELISLVKKLWPLYINSRVLASNTPENWGELDRRYTWASTLYTTVEAKQRTLMEQEAKLKLLAVKQSSLSDKAKQKLAEINRKKDELLQQKLRHHKQLKKVSAQKASAESSLRSILSIIETLNYKLEEKSKAGANFPLLKGVLPWPAHGVIAKRFKPDAKPPVRGIGLALQKGSIIQAVSSGKVVHNDVLRGFGRVVIVVHGEEYYSLYAFLADSKLKVGDIVKQKQTIGNAGFYPDVEGTGMYFELRFHQKAINPESWLSALD
- a CDS encoding endonuclease III domain-containing protein, with product MDKRTVRNIMNREKLLMDIFTAMKNTFGSSNWWPADSAFEVMVGAVLTQNTNWKNVEKAIQNLKQHNLLTPQVMLGLSQDELAGHIRPAGYYNVKAKRLQNLLRWFNDTASCSFSALDHLSIDELRAELLAVNGIGQETADSILLYAFERPSFVVDAYTRRIFHRHSLIEEDIYYEDLRDYFMDVLPHDTQLFNEYHAFIVHVAKKWCLKKKTHCETCPLRIFLE